In the Gossypium raimondii isolate GPD5lz chromosome 9, ASM2569854v1, whole genome shotgun sequence genome, one interval contains:
- the LOC105800506 gene encoding sugar transport protein 13, whose product MPAGGFSSVTPAGVEFEAKITPIVIITCIMAATGGLMFGYDVGVSGGVTSMPDFLEKFFPVVYRKTRNPGIDGNYCKYDNQGLQLFTSSLYLAGLTATFFASYTTRSLGRRLTMLIAGFFFIVGVVLNAAAQDLAMLIIGRILLGCGVGFANQAVPLFLSEIAPTRIRGGLNILFQLNVTIGILFANLVNYGTAKITGGWGWRLSLGLAGIPALLLTVGALLVVDSPNSLIERGRLDEGKAVLRKIRGTDKIEPEFLELVEASRIAKEVKHPFRNLLKRRNRPQLVIAVALQIFQQFTGINAIMFYAPVLFNTLGFGNDASLYSAVITGAVNVLSTVVSIYSVDKVGRRVLLLEAGVQMFISQVIIAIILAFKVKDHSDDLHKGFAILVVVLICTFVSAFAWSWGPLGWLIPSETFPLETRSAGQSVTVCVNLLFTFVIAQAFLSMLCHFKYGIFLFFSGWVVIMSIFTLFLIPETKNIPIEEMTERVWKQHWFWKRFMDDDEVAAVTNGDIAKKNGHANGFDPTSQL is encoded by the exons gTGGCGTTACGTCCATGCCCGActtcttggaaaaattctttCCGGTTGTTTACCGGAAAACCAGAAACCCTGGAATCGATGGAAATTACTGCAAATACGACAATCAAGGCCTTCAATTGTTCACTTCATCGCTTTATTTGGCTGGTTTAACTGCCACTTTCTTCGCATCCTACACCACTAGGAGTCTCGGTCGCCGCCTCACCATGTTGATCGCCGGTTTCTTTTTCATTGTCGGTGTTGTTCTTAACGCCGCTGCCCAAGACCTAGCCATGCTTATTATTGGCAGGATATTGCTCGGTTGTGGTGTCGGTTTCGCTAATCAG GCTGTGCCACTGTTTCTCTCAGAGATTGCACCTACAAGAATACGTGGAGGGTTAAACATATTATTCCAACTTAATGTCACTATTGGAATTCTTTTTGCCAATCTTGTCAACTACGGGACTGCTAA AATTACAGGGGGATGGGGTTGGAGACTATCATTAGGATTAGCCGGCATTCCAGCACTTCTCCTAACTGTGGGGGCTCTCTTGGTGGTCGATAGTCCTAACAGTCTCATCGAGCGAGGTCGTCTCGATGAAGGAAAGGCCGTGCTCCGAAAGATTCGGGGCACCGATAAGATTGAGCCTGAGTTCCTGGAACTTGTCGAGGCAAGTCGTATAGCTAAAGAAGTGAAACATCCTTTCAGGAATCTCCTTAAACGTAGGAACCGACCCCAACTTGTCATCGCAGTTGCATTGCAG ATTTTCCAACAATTTACAGGTATCAATGCTATCATGTTTTATGCGCCGGTCTTGTTTAACACATTGGGATTTGGCAATGATGCTTCACTTTACTCTGCTGTTATAACCGGCGCTGTCAATGTGTTATCTACCGTCGTATCCATTTACTCGGTCGACAAAGTAGGCCGTCGTGTGTTGTTACTCGAAGCCGGTGTCCAAATGTTTATTTCTCAAGTAATCATAGCAATTATACTGGCATTCAAGGTTAAAGATCACTCTGACGATCTCCACAAAGGTTTTGCAATCCTAGTAGTTGTTTTGATATGCACTTTTGTGTCAGCCTTTGCATGGTCTTGGGGACCTCTTGGGTGGCTCATCCCCAGTGAAACATTCCCCCTCGAGACCCGATCAGCCGGGCAGAGTGTAACGGTCTGTGTCAACCTGCTCTTCACCTTTGTCATAGCTCAGGCTTTCCTCTCAATGCTCTGTCATTTCAAGTACGGAATCTTCTTGTTCTTCTCCGGTTGGGTCGTGATTATGTCCATCTTTACATTGTTCCTTATCCCGGAAACGAAAAACATCCCGATTGAAGAGATGACGGAGAGGGTGTGGAAGCAACACTGGTTTTGGAAGAGATTCATGGATGATGATGAGGTAGCAGCTGTTACCAATGGTGACATTGCAAAGAAAAATGGGCATGCTAATGGTTTTGATCCAACTTCCCAGTTGTAA
- the LOC105800507 gene encoding mavicyanin, whose translation MGFSKRGAAEIVLAVTAVVALLQFSHAAVYKVGDSAGWTSIGNLDYKQWSAIKTFQVGDIIRFEYNAQFHNVMRVTHPMYKACNASAPLATYTTGNDTINITTKGHHYFICGAPGHCQAGQKVDINVLRTSETAPTTAPEGSTAASVPSAGSPAPSPSSGISLRASKGSLITKLCLAMAGFAVFVSGFY comes from the exons ATGGGTTTTTCAAAGAGAGGTGCGGCTGAGATTGTTTTGGCGGTGACGGCTGTTGTTGCCTTGTTGCAGTTCTCCCATGCAGCTGTTTACAAGGTTGGAGACAGTGCTGGTTGGACCTCCATTGGCAACCTTGACTACAAACAATGGTCTGCTATTAAAACCTTCCAAGTTGGTGACATTATTC GTTTTGAGTACAATGCTCAGTTTCACAACGTGATGCGAGTAACCCATCCTATGTACAAAGCCTGCAATGCCTCAGCCCCTTTGGCTACCTACACTACTGGCAATGACACCATCAACATTACCACTAAAGGTCACCACTATTTCATCTGTGGTGCTCCTGGACATTGTCAAGCTGGTCAGAAAGTCGACATCAACGTGCTTCGCACATCTGAAACAGCTCCAACTACGGCTCCCGAGGGATCAACAGCCGCTTCAGTTCCATCTGCCGGTAGTCCTGCGCCTTCGCCAAGCAGCGGTATCTCCTTGAGAGCTTCCAAGGGGAGTCTAATCACTAAGCTTTGTTTAGCAATGGCTGGTTTTGCAGTTTTTGTATCCGGTTtttattga